One stretch of Verrucomicrobiales bacterium DNA includes these proteins:
- a CDS encoding ankyrin repeat domain-containing protein, with product MSKAAFHGHPDLCQFLIEQGADVNQAQDR from the coding sequence CTGAGCAAGGCTGCCTTTCATGGACACCCTGACCTTTGCCAGTTTTTGATCGAGCAAGGTGCGGACGTCAATCAGGCCCAGGACCGGTGA